Proteins encoded in a region of the Isosphaeraceae bacterium EP7 genome:
- a CDS encoding DUF1559 domain-containing protein, which produces MGPPLDRAPDGPSGQRGIGLWAGFSLSIPLYLFGNHRLFPSHPSQFRRLTAGELGRTRMIHFKLSVRKLMLVVAVAAIGFAMIELFRRGVESARSLSCTNQMKELTFAVISYTEWYNRGNGGEFPRGQILANMPPEMGTSWIHQASGYLDVSAVYTTTDPSKPFDVVPNLTYSRLSIGSLTCPKCPMTTTAGGFATTSYVGIAGVGADAPILAAGHPRAGIFGYTRVTRMADLKDGAARTMMLAETGLNNGCWMSGGSSTIRSADPAQRPYIGAGRPFGGFHEGGANVAFADGSVRFIRGTIDPAVFEALTTIAGGDVVGDDFE; this is translated from the coding sequence ATGGGGCCTCCCCTGGATCGTGCGCCGGACGGCCCGTCGGGTCAACGAGGAATCGGACTTTGGGCGGGATTCTCGTTGTCTATACCGCTATATCTTTTTGGCAATCATCGATTATTTCCTTCTCACCCAAGCCAATTCCGTCGTTTGACCGCCGGTGAATTGGGGAGGACGCGTATGATCCACTTCAAGTTGTCCGTGAGAAAATTGATGCTCGTCGTGGCTGTCGCGGCGATTGGCTTCGCGATGATTGAATTGTTCCGACGAGGCGTCGAGTCCGCACGATCCCTGTCATGTACCAATCAGATGAAAGAGCTTACGTTTGCCGTGATCAGTTATACCGAATGGTACAACAGAGGGAACGGCGGGGAGTTCCCGCGCGGCCAGATCCTCGCAAACATGCCCCCCGAGATGGGCACGAGCTGGATTCATCAGGCTTCGGGCTACTTGGATGTTTCTGCTGTCTACACCACAACCGACCCATCAAAGCCATTTGATGTCGTCCCCAACTTGACTTATTCCCGATTATCGATCGGCAGCCTCACCTGTCCGAAGTGCCCGATGACCACGACGGCCGGGGGATTCGCGACGACCTCGTACGTGGGGATCGCCGGGGTCGGTGCGGACGCCCCGATCCTGGCGGCGGGCCATCCTCGCGCGGGGATCTTCGGGTATACCCGAGTGACCAGGATGGCGGACCTCAAAGACGGCGCGGCGCGGACGATGATGCTGGCGGAGACGGGGTTGAACAACGGGTGCTGGATGTCCGGCGGTTCGTCCACGATCCGATCGGCCGACCCGGCGCAACGCCCCTACATCGGCGCAGGCCGGCCCTTCGGCGGGTTCCACGAAGGCGGGGCCAACGTCGCGTTTGCCGATGGGTCGGTCCGATTCATTCGCGGCACGATCGATCCGGCGGTGTTCGAAGCTTTGACGACGATTGCCGGGGGCGATGTCGTTGGCGACGATTTCGAATGA
- a CDS encoding cysteine desulfurase family protein translates to MTRTPINLDQNATTPLDPSVLEAMRPHWLAAGNAESRHAAGRSARRSWDAAVGLVAEILGAGPADVVFTSGGTEANNLAMFGLVGSIGGRALISPIEHPAVAEAAAELGRAGLTVDLAGVGPDGLVDAAAMAGMIGPETRLAALMLANNETGAIQPVAELARMAAERGVPVHTDAVQAVGRIPVQFKELGVATLAASGHKFHGPAGVGVLLIRPGVTLPPRLFGGGQQKGRRPGTAPVALAVGLAEALRLWHTSRLERIERWTRLRDRLEAGLVELLGPAMAIRNGPRDNRLRLPQTLNVGFPGLDGESLLMQLDLAGVAASLGSACASGSLRPSPVLVAMGVPTDRLKSSVRFSLGATTTEGEVDDAMMRIVAVVRRLAPLAEG, encoded by the coding sequence ATGACCCGCACCCCCATCAATCTCGACCAGAACGCGACGACCCCGCTCGACCCCTCGGTGCTGGAGGCGATGCGGCCGCACTGGCTGGCCGCTGGCAACGCCGAGAGCCGACATGCGGCGGGCCGGTCGGCGCGTCGCTCCTGGGACGCCGCCGTCGGGCTGGTGGCCGAGATCCTGGGAGCAGGGCCGGCGGATGTCGTGTTCACGTCGGGGGGGACCGAGGCCAACAACCTGGCCATGTTCGGCCTGGTTGGGTCGATCGGTGGCCGGGCCCTGATCAGCCCGATCGAGCATCCGGCCGTCGCCGAGGCCGCGGCCGAGCTGGGACGGGCCGGCCTGACCGTGGACCTGGCCGGGGTGGGCCCCGACGGCCTGGTGGATGCCGCCGCGATGGCCGGCATGATCGGGCCGGAAACCCGACTGGCAGCCCTGATGCTGGCGAACAACGAGACCGGGGCCATCCAGCCGGTGGCCGAATTGGCCCGAATGGCGGCCGAACGTGGCGTGCCCGTCCACACCGACGCCGTCCAGGCGGTCGGCCGCATTCCGGTCCAGTTCAAAGAGTTGGGGGTGGCGACTCTGGCGGCCAGCGGCCACAAATTCCACGGCCCGGCTGGCGTCGGCGTGCTCCTGATCCGGCCCGGGGTGACGCTCCCTCCCAGACTCTTCGGCGGCGGGCAGCAGAAGGGTAGGCGGCCCGGGACGGCGCCTGTGGCCCTGGCCGTCGGGCTGGCCGAGGCCTTGCGACTCTGGCATACGAGTCGGCTGGAGCGGATCGAGCGGTGGACGCGGCTGCGGGATCGACTGGAGGCCGGGCTGGTTGAATTACTTGGGCCGGCGATGGCGATTCGGAACGGTCCGCGGGACAACAGGTTACGGCTGCCTCAGACGCTCAACGTGGGGTTCCCGGGGCTGGACGGCGAGTCGCTCCTGATGCAGCTGGACCTGGCCGGGGTGGCCGCCTCGCTGGGCTCGGCCTGCGCCAGCGGCTCGCTGCGGCCGTCGCCGGTCCTGGTCGCGATGGGCGTGCCGACCGACCGCCTGAAGTCGTCGGTCCGGTTCAGCCTGGGGGCGACGACCACCGAGGGCGAGGTCGACGACGCGATGATGCGGATCGTCGCCGTGGTCCGCCGTCTCGCCCCGCTCGCCGAAGGTTAA